A genomic segment from Arcobacter acticola encodes:
- a CDS encoding hydrogenase small subunit — protein MKLVIIGGGIAAVYFANSILDKDETCEIVMLSDEKYPPYDRVYLCNLIDGKDDSNSIGLQLNAKVQLQLSQTIQSIDKTKKIVYSNNESYNYDKLVIATGSTPVSFLDTNIKNVAVFRSISDCEKIKEYYQTNEVVIVGSGPIALELLETLNEIDCIKSITLLVRNKYLYSKYLSQNAVNIIQNTLLKNKKLNISYEDEIDTDNCLIEDNEIKLLKTKKLNIENPFVIFGIGIKPNVKPFEEFIDIDKGILVNEYMQSSDENIYAIGECAQVEKLDFIAGHVKECTTQSNVAISHILQDDIKKYDLEVTVDMLKVKGFELVEISSPSFSKKYEKIVIESIINNRIDEYFIKDNILVKFLGLNSNIDTEYIEELVLNKENVDIKYLYENRELGKKGRLICPCEHVYNQDLVDLVVSCQINSFAQLKDFSKAGRVCGRCKNDVVKVIESSQHLINNSIPKKTPEEVNREKEIALARKRIDKFKRLHPKNKLDESNLEAALKMVDIAKSEVNSWISMVTADMKLHPAFQEVVEDGVKNLNKIPIIWLELSDCSGNSEAFIKSANPAIEDLIFDYISLDYHELLMSASGDFSETILEDIIKNNKNEYILIVEGAVPLAMDGKFLRIGPKGQTGLELLQSCAKDAALVLAVGSCAFDGGVVAAIPNPTGAVGVAQALNRNDIINLPGCPTNPVNIVGTLLSYMMFEELPLLDKSNRPLWAYEQRVHDNCERRGHYELGEFVEQWGDEGAKHGWCLFQMGCKGPFANVNCPTMKFNQGTSWPVQAGHGCMGCTEAKFFDKFANERVYVQEKEENVDEKISN, from the coding sequence ATGAAACTAGTCATAATAGGTGGAGGAATTGCAGCTGTTTATTTTGCAAATAGTATATTAGATAAAGATGAAACTTGCGAAATTGTGATGCTTAGTGATGAAAAGTATCCACCCTACGATAGAGTATATTTATGTAACTTAATTGATGGAAAAGATGATTCTAATTCAATTGGTTTACAATTAAATGCTAAAGTACAACTACAACTAAGCCAAACAATACAATCCATTGATAAAACGAAAAAAATAGTTTACTCAAATAATGAATCTTACAATTATGACAAATTAGTAATCGCTACAGGCTCAACTCCTGTAAGTTTTTTAGATACAAATATAAAAAATGTAGCAGTATTTAGAAGTATAAGTGATTGTGAAAAGATAAAAGAATATTATCAAACAAATGAAGTTGTAATAGTAGGAAGTGGCCCAATAGCCTTAGAGTTACTAGAAACTTTAAATGAAATTGATTGTATAAAGTCAATCACTCTATTAGTTAGAAATAAATATCTATATAGTAAATATCTATCTCAAAATGCAGTTAATATAATACAAAACACTCTTTTAAAAAATAAAAAATTAAATATCTCATATGAAGATGAAATAGATACTGACAATTGTCTAATTGAAGATAATGAAATAAAACTATTAAAAACAAAAAAATTAAATATAGAAAATCCTTTTGTTATATTTGGAATAGGAATAAAACCAAATGTAAAACCCTTTGAAGAATTTATAGATATTGATAAGGGAATATTAGTAAATGAATATATGCAAAGTAGTGATGAAAATATCTATGCAATTGGAGAGTGTGCACAAGTTGAGAAACTTGATTTTATTGCTGGACATGTAAAAGAGTGTACAACTCAAAGTAATGTTGCAATTTCACATATATTACAAGATGATATTAAAAAATACGATTTAGAAGTTACCGTTGATATGTTAAAGGTAAAAGGTTTTGAATTAGTAGAAATATCATCCCCCTCTTTTTCTAAAAAGTATGAAAAGATAGTGATTGAATCTATTATTAATAATAGAATAGATGAGTATTTTATAAAAGATAATATCTTAGTAAAGTTTTTAGGACTTAATTCAAATATTGATACTGAATATATAGAAGAGTTAGTATTAAATAAAGAAAATGTAGATATAAAATACTTATATGAAAATAGAGAATTAGGAAAAAAAGGAAGACTAATATGTCCTTGTGAACATGTTTATAATCAAGATTTAGTTGATTTAGTTGTTTCATGTCAGATTAATTCATTTGCTCAATTAAAAGATTTTTCAAAAGCCGGTAGAGTTTGTGGAAGATGTAAAAATGATGTGGTAAAAGTAATAGAATCTTCACAACATTTAATAAATAATTCAATCCCTAAAAAAACACCTGAAGAAGTAAATAGAGAAAAAGAGATAGCACTAGCTAGAAAAAGAATTGATAAGTTTAAAAGATTGCATCCTAAAAATAAGTTAGATGAGAGTAATTTAGAAGCTGCTTTAAAAATGGTAGATATTGCAAAGAGCGAAGTTAATAGCTGGATATCAATGGTCACAGCAGATATGAAACTTCATCCTGCTTTTCAAGAGGTAGTTGAAGATGGAGTTAAAAACTTAAATAAAATACCAATTATCTGGCTTGAACTAAGTGATTGTAGTGGAAATAGTGAAGCTTTTATCAAATCAGCAAATCCAGCAATAGAAGACTTGATATTTGATTATATTTCACTTGATTATCATGAGTTACTAATGAGTGCAAGTGGAGATTTTAGTGAAACTATTTTAGAAGATATTATTAAAAACAATAAAAATGAATATATTCTAATAGTTGAAGGTGCCGTACCTTTAGCAATGGATGGAAAATTTCTTAGAATTGGACCAAAAGGACAAACGGGACTTGAACTTCTTCAAAGTTGTGCAAAAGACGCAGCCTTGGTTCTTGCCGTTGGGAGTTGTGCTTTTGATGGTGGTGTTGTTGCCGCAATTCCAAATCCAACAGGAGCAGTTGGAGTTGCCCAAGCTTTAAATAGAAATGATATTATAAATCTTCCTGGTTGTCCTACAAATCCTGTAAATATTGTTGGTACCTTACTTTCTTATATGATGTTTGAAGAGTTGCCATTACTTGATAAATCTAATCGTCCATTATGGGCTTATGAGCAAAGAGTTCATGATAATTGTGAAAGAAGAGGACATTATGAACTTGGGGAGTTTGTAGAACAATGGGGAGATGAAGGAGCTAAACATGGCTGGTGTTTATTCCAAATGGGCTGTAAAGGACCATTTGCAAATGTAAACTGTCCGACCATGAAATTTAATCAAGGAACTTCTTGGCCTGTTCAAGCAGGACATGGTTGTATGGGATGTACAGAGGCTAAATTTTTCGATAAGTTTGCAAATGAAAGAGTTTATGTTCAAGAAAAAGAGGAAAATGTTGATGAAAAAATTAGTAATTGA
- a CDS encoding nickel-dependent hydrogenase large subunit — MKKLVIDPVTRIEGHLRAEVEIDDNGIVQEAYVSGQLFRGIEIILQNRDPRDAGLLAGRICGVCTNSHFRASIQAVENAYNIVVPKNAQIIRDLMSMALFIQDHVVHFYQLHLLDFVDVTKALVANAQETTIEAHKYCDKPFRNSTSHYESTLEKLKNFVDAGRLGPFNSNFFGHSEYKLSAEQNLILLSHYFEALTFQTKISKAIAIFGGKTPHPQSIVVGGVTSVMDMLNPQRLNDFLFEIKEANDFINRAYIPDMKLLASAYKDEIKSKSGKTLGNYLCVGGYEINESMKLFSSGVIYDGNFLDIKEFDSSKITEEVQRAWYSDDEKQEPFYTDINEDGTLRTVKNDDKYSWIKAPRYGNKTMETGPIARILISYSKNDTAINSFVDNFLKDSSLSLEDLNCTVGRNICRAIESQYVCEYIFKLMSNLIQNIKYDDTNTYTNYNFADMKKDYKGSNFLEVPRGVLLHSLNIENEKIKNYQVIAPTTWNATPKNSDGLRGAYEEALVGIKISDTSKPIEVLKVLHSFDPCLACAVHIIDTKGKNLSNYKIH; from the coding sequence ATGAAAAAATTAGTAATTGATCCAGTTACAAGAATAGAAGGGCATTTACGAGCTGAAGTTGAAATTGATGATAATGGAATTGTACAAGAGGCTTATGTAAGTGGGCAACTTTTTCGTGGTATTGAAATAATTTTACAAAATAGAGATCCAAGAGATGCAGGTTTACTTGCTGGAAGAATTTGTGGAGTTTGTACAAATTCACATTTTAGAGCATCTATTCAAGCAGTTGAAAATGCATATAATATTGTTGTTCCTAAAAATGCACAAATTATTAGAGATTTAATGTCAATGGCTTTATTTATTCAAGATCATGTGGTACATTTTTATCAGTTACATTTACTTGATTTTGTAGATGTTACTAAAGCATTAGTTGCAAATGCTCAAGAAACTACTATAGAAGCCCATAAGTATTGTGATAAACCATTTCGTAACTCGACTAGTCATTATGAAAGTACTTTAGAAAAATTGAAAAACTTTGTAGATGCTGGAAGATTAGGCCCTTTTAATAGTAATTTTTTTGGACATAGTGAATATAAATTAAGTGCTGAACAAAATCTGATTTTACTTTCTCATTATTTTGAAGCATTAACTTTTCAAACAAAAATATCAAAGGCAATTGCTATTTTTGGAGGTAAAACTCCCCATCCTCAATCAATAGTGGTAGGAGGAGTTACAAGTGTTATGGATATGTTAAATCCCCAAAGATTAAATGACTTTTTATTTGAAATAAAAGAAGCTAATGATTTTATAAACAGAGCTTATATTCCAGATATGAAACTTTTGGCAAGTGCATATAAAGATGAAATAAAAAGTAAAAGTGGTAAAACTCTTGGAAATTATTTATGTGTTGGTGGATATGAAATAAATGAAAGTATGAAACTTTTTTCAAGTGGAGTTATCTATGATGGAAATTTTTTGGATATTAAAGAGTTTGATAGCAGTAAAATCACAGAAGAAGTTCAAAGAGCTTGGTATAGTGATGATGAAAAACAAGAGCCATTTTATACAGATATAAATGAAGATGGAACTTTAAGAACTGTAAAAAATGATGATAAATATTCTTGGATAAAAGCTCCTAGATATGGGAATAAAACCATGGAAACAGGGCCAATAGCAAGAATTTTGATAAGTTATTCAAAAAATGATACAGCTATAAATAGTTTTGTGGATAACTTTTTAAAGGATAGCTCTTTAAGTCTTGAAGATTTAAATTGTACCGTAGGAAGAAATATTTGTAGAGCAATAGAGAGTCAATATGTTTGTGAATATATTTTTAAACTTATGTCTAATTTGATTCAAAATATAAAATATGATGATACAAATACTTATACAAATTATAATTTTGCGGATATGAAAAAAGATTATAAGGGAAGTAATTTTCTTGAAGTTCCACGAGGGGTTTTATTACATAGTTTAAATATAGAAAATGAAAAGATTAAAAATTATCAAGTAATAGCTCCAACCACATGGAACGCAACTCCTAAAAATAGTGATGGTCTAAGAGGTGCTTATGAAGAAGCACTAGTTGGAATCAAAATAAGTGATACTTCAAAACCTATTGAGGTTTTAAAAGTTTTACACTCTTTTGATCCTTGTTTAGCTTGTGCTGTGCATATTATTGATACAAAGGGTAAAAATTTATCTAATTATAAAATTCATTAA
- a CDS encoding RluA family pseudouridine synthase: MPFILKKYQAIKDKKLSLFLLQDLKIDHRLAQRIASKGRIFDEEMNTIAPSDNIPTDYIYMAVFEGITRGLKPLLEFEDFAIFDKPTHLMVHPISKSTPYSLLDEIRFHFGENANLIHRIDAETSGLIIVGKNKKSEIELKEMFQDKKYHKSYLAIVQGQIKEELQIDKGLDREGLLIGVRMKVCEEGKESVTVIKPISYNKEKNITLIEALPLTGRQHQIRVHLYSEGHRILGDPIYGVDDENAENYLNKTLSDEDRFAVTNSHRLWLHANYLEFTYKEVTYKVYSKNKDIFNEFYN, encoded by the coding sequence TTGCCATTTATATTAAAAAAATATCAAGCAATTAAAGACAAGAAATTAAGCCTTTTTTTACTTCAAGATTTAAAAATAGATCATAGATTAGCCCAAAGAATCGCCTCTAAAGGAAGAATCTTTGATGAAGAAATGAACACAATAGCACCAAGTGATAATATACCAACAGATTATATTTATATGGCAGTTTTTGAAGGGATAACAAGGGGGTTAAAGCCTCTTTTAGAGTTCGAGGATTTCGCTATTTTTGATAAACCAACACACCTAATGGTTCATCCAATTTCTAAAAGTACTCCTTATTCTTTACTTGATGAAATTAGATTTCATTTTGGAGAAAATGCAAATTTAATTCATAGAATTGATGCTGAAACTTCAGGACTTATTATTGTTGGTAAAAATAAAAAAAGTGAAATAGAATTAAAAGAGATGTTCCAAGATAAAAAATATCATAAATCATATCTAGCAATTGTGCAAGGACAGATAAAAGAAGAATTACAAATTGACAAAGGCTTAGATAGGGAAGGGCTTCTTATCGGCGTTAGAATGAAAGTTTGTGAAGAGGGGAAAGAATCAGTTACAGTTATAAAACCAATTTCTTATAATAAAGAAAAAAATATAACACTAATTGAAGCTTTACCACTAACAGGACGACAACATCAAATTAGAGTTCATCTTTATTCAGAAGGTCATAGAATCTTAGGTGATCCTATTTATGGTGTTGATGATGAAAATGCTGAGAACTATTTAAATAAAACCCTAAGTGATGAAGATAGATTTGCAGTAACAAATTCTCATAGATTGTGGCTTCATGCAAACTATTTAGAGTTTACTTATAAAGAGGTAACTTATAAGGTATACTCTAAAAATAAAGATATTTTTAATGAATTTTATAATTAG
- the purB gene encoding adenylosuccinate lyase, with protein sequence MVERYAREEMSSKWTQEARYAAWLEVEKAAVKAWNKLGLIPDEDCEKIVKNATFSVERIEEIEAITKHDLIAFNTSVSESLGAESRWFHYGMTSSDAVDTGVAIQMRDSLEIIIADVKMLMESIEKRAQEHKFTLMVGRSHGIHGEPITFGLTLAVWYDEMARHLENLEQTMEVIAVGQISGAMGNFAHAPLELEEYAMAELGLKPEPCSNQVIHRDRYARLATALALMASSIEKFAVQVRHLQRTEVYECEEYFAKGQKGSSAMPHKRNPILTENITGLARMIRAYAVPAMENVALWHERDISHSSTERFWLPDAFITSDFMLHRMNSVIANLTVMPENMMKNLNLTGGLVFSQRVLLELPLAGVSREDAYRIVQRNAMKVWEEIQQGKPSTNEKGESLYLQYLLADDELRQSLSEVQIRECFNFEYYTKNVDKIFNRVFKK encoded by the coding sequence ATGGTTGAAAGATATGCAAGAGAAGAGATGAGTTCAAAGTGGACTCAAGAAGCAAGATATGCAGCCTGGCTTGAAGTTGAAAAAGCAGCTGTAAAGGCTTGGAATAAATTGGGATTAATCCCAGATGAAGATTGCGAGAAAATAGTAAAAAATGCTACTTTTTCAGTAGAAAGAATTGAAGAAATCGAAGCTATTACAAAACATGACTTAATTGCATTTAATACAAGTGTATCTGAATCATTAGGTGCAGAATCTAGATGGTTTCACTATGGTATGACTTCATCAGATGCTGTTGATACGGGTGTTGCGATTCAAATGAGAGATTCTTTAGAAATTATTATTGCAGATGTAAAAATGTTAATGGAATCTATTGAAAAAAGAGCACAAGAGCATAAATTTACTTTAATGGTAGGAAGATCTCATGGTATCCATGGTGAGCCTATTACTTTTGGTTTAACATTAGCTGTTTGGTACGATGAAATGGCAAGACATTTAGAAAATTTAGAACAAACTATGGAAGTTATTGCTGTTGGTCAAATTTCAGGAGCTATGGGTAACTTTGCTCATGCACCTTTAGAGCTTGAAGAGTATGCAATGGCAGAATTAGGACTTAAACCTGAACCTTGTTCAAACCAAGTAATTCATAGAGATAGATATGCTAGACTTGCTACTGCTTTAGCTTTAATGGCATCTTCTATTGAAAAATTTGCTGTTCAAGTAAGACACTTACAAAGAACAGAAGTTTATGAGTGTGAAGAGTATTTTGCAAAAGGTCAAAAAGGATCTTCTGCAATGCCACACAAAAGAAATCCAATTTTAACAGAAAACATCACGGGACTTGCAAGAATGATTAGAGCATATGCAGTTCCAGCTATGGAAAATGTTGCACTTTGGCATGAAAGAGATATTTCTCACTCTTCAACAGAAAGATTTTGGTTACCAGATGCATTTATAACATCTGACTTTATGCTACATAGAATGAACAGTGTAATTGCAAATTTAACTGTAATGCCTGAAAATATGATGAAAAACCTTAACTTAACGGGTGGATTAGTATTTTCTCAAAGAGTACTACTTGAACTTCCACTAGCTGGTGTTTCAAGAGAAGATGCATATAGAATTGTACAAAGAAATGCAATGAAAGTTTGGGAAGAGATACAACAAGGTAAACCTAGTACAAATGAAAAAGGTGAGTCTTTATATCTTCAATACTTATTAGCAGATGATGAATTAAGACAATCTTTAAGTGAAGTACAAATAAGAGAATGTTTCAACTTTGAATACTATACAAAAAATGTGGATAAAATTTTCAACAGAGTATTCAAAAAATAA
- a CDS encoding ribonucleoside-diphosphate reductase subunit alpha: MGIMIKKRNGRKEVLDITKIQKMTIDATADLDGVSQSELELDAQIKFIDGMSSSDIQDALIKTAVEKIDIDVPNWTFVAARLFIFDLYHRVGKSTHGIKGEPYCHLRDYLKYGKDAGRLIPNLGVGYDLDDLNSYLKPERDFLFNYLGIKTLYDRYLIKNNKGLPIELPQHMFMAIAMFLAQDEEDKQQRAKEFYDVVSKFEVMLATPTLSNARTNRHQLSSCYIGSSPDNIEGIFDGYKEMALLSKFGGGIGWDWNQIRALGGVIDDHKSAAGGTVPFLKITNDIALAVDQLGTRKGAIAVYLEPWHMDIVDFIDLKKNSGEERRRAHDLFPALWITDLFMERVLEDGHWTLFDPYEVKDLSECYGDEFKTKYIAYENDDSITKNVMKAKDLWKKVLTSYFESGSPFLCFKDTANRANPNPHVGHIRSSNLCTEIFQNTNPNYYKIRLEFVDGTVETYDEEDLIIVDGGITKKANKVSALDSVNGKRVFIVEKEKIDGDTAVCNLASVNLSRINTKEDIERVVPIAIRMLDNVIDLNFYPLRKVKATNLKSRSIGLGVMGEAEMVAEYKLVWGENDHFKKIDEVMEAISYNAIKSSSDLALEKGIYATYEGSNWSKGIMPHDHAPQAVNALIEKDLFDASYNWDELRAKVKKDGMRNGYLMAVAPTSSISILVGTTQAIEPVYKRKWFEENLSGLIPVVVPKLSPETWNYYTPAFEIDQLKVIKAAAIRQKWIDQGQSTNIFMSLDKASGKYLHEIYTLAWKLGLKSTYYLRSQSPEAKNDVEDRSLECSGCQ; encoded by the coding sequence ATGGGAATTATGATAAAAAAAAGAAATGGTCGTAAAGAAGTTTTAGATATTACTAAAATCCAAAAAATGACTATAGATGCAACTGCTGATTTAGATGGTGTATCTCAAAGTGAATTAGAATTAGATGCACAAATTAAATTTATCGATGGAATGAGTTCATCTGATATTCAAGACGCATTAATAAAAACAGCTGTAGAAAAAATTGACATAGATGTTCCAAACTGGACATTTGTAGCAGCTAGGCTATTTATTTTTGATTTATATCACAGAGTTGGAAAATCAACTCATGGAATCAAAGGTGAGCCTTATTGTCATTTAAGAGATTATTTAAAATATGGAAAAGATGCAGGAAGATTAATTCCAAATCTCGGTGTTGGTTATGATTTAGATGATTTAAACTCTTATTTAAAACCTGAAAGAGATTTCCTTTTCAATTATTTAGGAATCAAAACTTTATATGATAGATATTTAATTAAAAATAACAAAGGTCTACCAATTGAGTTGCCACAACATATGTTTATGGCAATTGCAATGTTTCTAGCTCAAGATGAAGAAGATAAACAACAAAGAGCAAAAGAGTTCTATGACGTAGTTTCAAAATTTGAAGTTATGCTTGCAACTCCTACATTATCAAATGCAAGAACAAATAGACATCAATTATCTTCTTGTTATATTGGAAGTTCTCCTGATAATATCGAGGGGATTTTTGATGGTTACAAAGAGATGGCTCTATTATCTAAATTTGGTGGAGGAATCGGTTGGGATTGGAATCAAATCAGAGCTTTAGGTGGTGTTATTGATGACCACAAAAGTGCAGCTGGTGGTACTGTTCCATTCTTAAAAATCACAAATGATATTGCCCTTGCAGTTGATCAATTGGGTACAAGAAAAGGTGCAATTGCCGTTTATCTTGAGCCTTGGCATATGGATATTGTAGATTTTATTGACTTGAAGAAAAACTCAGGTGAAGAAAGAAGAAGAGCTCACGATTTATTTCCAGCACTTTGGATTACAGATTTATTTATGGAAAGAGTTTTAGAAGATGGTCATTGGACTTTATTTGATCCTTATGAAGTGAAAGATTTATCTGAGTGTTATGGTGATGAGTTTAAAACTAAATATATTGCTTATGAAAATGATGACTCAATTACAAAAAATGTAATGAAAGCAAAAGATTTATGGAAAAAAGTATTAACTTCTTACTTTGAATCAGGAAGTCCTTTCTTATGTTTCAAAGATACAGCAAATAGAGCAAATCCTAATCCACATGTTGGACATATTAGAAGCTCAAATCTTTGTACAGAAATTTTCCAAAATACAAATCCAAACTACTATAAAATCAGACTTGAATTTGTAGATGGAACAGTTGAAACTTATGATGAAGAAGATTTAATCATTGTTGATGGTGGAATCACAAAAAAAGCAAATAAAGTATCTGCACTTGATTCTGTAAATGGGAAAAGAGTATTTATTGTTGAAAAAGAAAAAATTGATGGAGATACAGCTGTTTGTAACTTAGCATCTGTAAACTTATCAAGAATCAACACCAAAGAAGATATTGAAAGAGTTGTTCCAATTGCAATTAGAATGCTTGACAATGTAATTGATTTAAACTTCTATCCATTACGAAAAGTAAAAGCTACAAACTTAAAATCAAGAAGTATAGGTCTTGGAGTTATGGGTGAAGCTGAAATGGTTGCTGAATACAAACTTGTATGGGGTGAAAATGACCATTTTAAAAAGATTGATGAAGTTATGGAAGCAATTTCATACAACGCAATTAAATCAAGTTCTGATTTAGCACTTGAAAAAGGTATTTATGCAACTTATGAGGGTTCTAATTGGTCAAAAGGTATTATGCCTCATGATCATGCTCCACAAGCTGTAAATGCACTTATAGAGAAGGATTTATTTGATGCTTCTTATAACTGGGATGAGTTAAGAGCTAAAGTAAAAAAAGATGGTATGAGAAATGGTTACCTAATGGCTGTTGCTCCAACTTCATCTATTTCTATTTTAGTAGGAACTACTCAAGCAATTGAGCCTGTTTATAAAAGAAAATGGTTTGAGGAAAATTTATCTGGATTAATTCCAGTAGTTGTACCAAAACTAAGTCCTGAAACTTGGAATTACTATACACCTGCTTTTGAAATTGACCAATTAAAAGTTATAAAAGCAGCAGCAATTAGACAAAAATGGATAGACCAAGGTCAATCTACAAATATTTTCATGAGCTTAGATAAAGCAAGTGGTAAATACTTACATGAAATCTATACATTAGCTTGGAAATTGGGACTTAAATCAACATACTATTTAAGAAGCCAATCACCTGAAGCAAAAAATGATGTTGAAGATAGAAGTTTAGAGTGTAGCGGTTGTCAATAA
- a CDS encoding ribonucleotide-diphosphate reductase subunit beta encodes MERKTIYNPDSKESLNDRRIFGGNSDGMINFTKMKYQWALNLWDTMEANTWFPKEVQMTGDAKDYKFLTPAEKRMYDLVLSQLIFMDSLQTNNLMDNINPYITAPEVNACLSRQSYEEANHSKSYAVMVESISDNTDQIYNMWKNDAKLREKNNYIADVYKSLTAGDDGEISDTKIVLALFANQILEGLYFYAGFAAMYALGKSGKMLGSSQMIRFIQRDEVTHLLLFQNMINSVRKERPELFTPELEETVRGMFRKAVALEASWGTYITQGQILGFTDKIIEQYIQYLADKRLDAVGYKPEYNVKHPIPWVDGYASFNDQRTNFFEGNVVNYSKGSIDFDDF; translated from the coding sequence ATGGAGCGAAAAACCATATATAACCCAGACTCAAAAGAGAGTTTAAATGATAGAAGAATTTTTGGTGGAAATAGTGATGGAATGATTAATTTTACTAAAATGAAATATCAGTGGGCACTTAATTTATGGGATACAATGGAAGCTAATACTTGGTTTCCAAAAGAAGTTCAAATGACAGGTGATGCTAAAGACTATAAGTTTTTAACACCTGCAGAAAAAAGAATGTATGACTTAGTTTTATCACAATTAATTTTCATGGATTCATTACAAACAAATAATCTAATGGACAATATAAACCCATATATTACAGCTCCTGAAGTAAATGCTTGTTTATCAAGACAATCTTATGAAGAAGCAAATCATAGTAAATCATATGCAGTTATGGTTGAATCAATTTCAGATAATACAGATCAAATCTACAATATGTGGAAAAATGATGCAAAACTTAGAGAAAAAAACAACTATATTGCAGATGTTTACAAGAGTCTAACCGCTGGTGATGATGGTGAAATATCTGATACAAAAATAGTATTAGCACTTTTTGCAAATCAAATCTTAGAAGGATTATATTTCTATGCAGGATTTGCAGCTATGTATGCCCTTGGAAAATCAGGGAAAATGCTAGGAAGCTCACAGATGATTAGATTCATTCAAAGAGATGAAGTAACACATCTATTACTTTTCCAAAACATGATAAACAGTGTAAGAAAAGAAAGACCAGAACTATTTACACCTGAGTTAGAAGAGACTGTAAGAGGAATGTTCAGAAAAGCAGTAGCTCTAGAAGCATCATGGGGAACATACATAACACAAGGACAAATCCTAGGATTTACAGATAAAATAATCGAACAATATATTCAATACCTAGCAGATAAAAGACTAGATGCAGTTGGATATAAACCAGAATACAATGTAAAACACCCTATTCCATGGGTAGATGGTTATGCAAGTTTTAATGACCAAAGAACAAATTTCTTCGAAGGAAATGTAGTAAATTACAGTAAAGGTTCAATCGACTTCGACGATTTCTAG
- a CDS encoding acyl-CoA thioesterase codes for MFTETIKPRFLETDALGHINNNTYGVWFEAARDEIFRIFMPTANIKEWNLIMAHSSFDFLKEVFWGKEVIVKTGISKLGNSSIELSHAVYQNGKLCTIGKCILIHYNFTTKISVKIPDKIRLELESHLFAESWPALLAELELL; via the coding sequence ATGTTCACAGAAACAATAAAACCAAGATTCTTAGAAACAGATGCTCTTGGGCATATTAATAACAATACTTATGGTGTATGGTTTGAAGCAGCTCGTGATGAGATATTTCGTATCTTTATGCCAACAGCAAATATCAAAGAATGGAATCTAATTATGGCTCATAGCTCTTTTGATTTTTTAAAAGAGGTATTTTGGGGTAAAGAAGTCATTGTTAAAACTGGTATTTCAAAACTTGGTAACTCTTCTATAGAGTTATCCCATGCAGTTTATCAAAATGGAAAACTTTGTACCATAGGAAAATGTATACTTATACATTATAATTTTACTACAAAGATATCCGTTAAAATTCCTGATAAAATCAGATTAGAGCTAGAAAGTCATCTGTTTGCAGAGTCTTGGCCTGCTTTATTAGCTGAGTTAGAATTATTATAA